Part of the Amyelois transitella isolate CPQ chromosome 15, ilAmyTran1.1, whole genome shotgun sequence genome, ttcttttttaggcgatgggctagcaacctgtcactatttgaatctcaattctatcattaggccaaatagctgaacgtggccattcagtcttttgaagactgttggctctgtctccccgcaagggatatagacgtgaccatatgtgtgtatgtatgtggaacCATCAAAGTGTTGAAAATGACTTATGAACAACAATGTTACCAATTTAAAATCGCTTAGAAACACATAATGACATAATTGTTTGTTATTGAACAAGAAATAGATAGTCGTAATGGGTACTCCATCTAGTTCAGAAGCTAAGTAAACATGCACACTGTTGCCTCATCAGGTTACTTTCAGATAACAACAGATAACAAAAACACGTATACAATACCCCGTTTGTTATTGAAATTGTAAACTTTAATGTTTGGAACGGGTAATGTTCATTGAACACGGAAAGCGGTGTTTTATGTGATTTGTTTACGTAAGATAAGTACTTaatccacatttctattctaagttggATAGTTGACGTCGGAagtaaatgctgcagtgcagtttacCGCTGCTACTGCACTGACGcattggaagcggcagtaagactattggctctgtctacccttcaagggatataggcgtgattatatgtatacgtaCTTATTTTTAGCTGAGTAGGATACCAGATATAAGTTGACACAATATGGCGATTTGCTAGGTGCTCAAGTTTCACCAACGCCTTATTCTACTTACCTAATTATAAATTCACCTACTTGACATGGAGTGGAATGGTTTTTTATGGGTAATATATTTTCCTATCATTCTTGTCGactgaattattttttcagttcgaaccagtagttcttgagattagcgcgttcaaacaaacaaacaaactcttcagctttataatattagtatagattttttttcataatttttatatcatatatcaaaaatatttagcattataatattaactacttgataggtacatatatagtGGAGACTATGACTTAAATAGGTTACTGAAACTGTGTTACATGTCTATTTCTTTCAGATAGCTTTAGATTGTAATTGTAATGCTGTTCCTTTCTTGTTTCAGAGGAAAGAGAGGGACACATTCGGCGAGTTGGACGTGCCGGATGACAAGCTTTTTGGAGCTCAGACCGTGAGGTCTGTTATGAACTTTCCGATTGGTGGGATTGAGGAGCGAATGCCTGTAAGTATCTATACTAGATGTTGCTCATCATTTCACCTGCTTGGCTTCGACGatgaaatattcgtattgatacatacatatggtcacgtctatataccttgcggtgtagatagagccaacagtcttgttcTCTGTTGTCCACTAAAAACAAAGTGTGTACAAAATTTATCTTGAAACAGATTTCTTAATATTGTTttcggttttattttttatttttatactcttTACGATTTTTGTGTAATGCTAATTGTATGCATGCATCCCGttacatacttttaatttaaataacacaaagtTCGTTAACACgcgtagttttaagttattataattcatataatatttacttaatcgGCACTGTTTGGTCTATAATACTGTATACTGTTctataagatattttattttgtacttatgactgtttgtgccaaaataaatgaaaaaaaaaaaaaaaaaaaaacataggcattgttcagctgtttggtttaattatagaattgacttttatatagtgacaggttgctagctcgtcgcctaaaagaagaatcccaagtttataaacctatcctatatacatacctatacatattagtcgccttttacgacaattaTTTTACATCATTCAAACTAGCAAGCGGTCAAAAGCGAAACGTTGATAAGAATAACAATAGTTTTTGTTGCGTAACGATTGAGCGTGTTATTTGAACACCTATTGCATAGAATGTATTGTGAATTAAATACGTAAATGTCGGTCAAGGGAGAAATTTGATGAACAATAGTATGTGTCAAAATATCAGTAAGCTGTCTCTGTGTGTgagcaccaataggaaaaagaattggaccccTTCATatcatttccatggatgtcgtaaagagcgactaagggataggcttattaacttgagattcttcttttaggcgatgtgctagcaatctatcactatttaaatctcaattctttcattaagcctaccagctgaacgtgacttgtcagtcttttcaagactgttggctctgtctacccctcaagggataaagacgtgattatatgtatgtaactgtcTCTCAATGCTTTATTGACTGTGGCGTAGGGTACCAAGTCGGTTGACCATGCCAGTGGACCTAGATTCGATTCACAGCGTGGCAATTTTTTGTTCTTCTTGAAAAGTTCCAAactaatctatacatattatataaatgcgaaaatacatttgtttatttgttaccctttcaaaaaagttaataactTCACCGAACTTTTGCAAACATGTAATGTAAAGTACAAAAAAGGACATAAGGTACTGTGACGCGGGCTGAGCTTCGGGCATAagttagtaaattatttatttcctttattttattacttaaacataattaattaaaatattccaaccaccttaataaaactaatggtaaaaaacattgtaaaattattttaatttataaatacacgtgtatagcacaattggcagACTCAATGTTAGTAGTATTATAAtaatctaccagtcaaccattgtgtcaaaataattacaagtTTGGTTTTTTCTCGACATTTGTGTGCTGTTCTGGTTATCTagcatttttgtaatttgagTGTGtgcttaaatattaattatttttgttttttttcccCTTTCAGTTCCCTGTCATCGTGGCTTTTGGTATTTTGAAGAAAGCTGCCGCCAAGGTCAACATTGAATTCGGTCTCGATAAGAAAATTGGTAAGAGAAAGTGAAATAGATCaacataaagataaaaattacgttaatttattatcaaaaaagtCACACGAATGTAGGTAAAGTGTaggaaacttaaaaaaaataaattaaaagtggCTGGCATTCTGATTGTATGTGTGAAGACTGAGGTTATGTATGTCTTAAGGCAGAACGACCactaaaactatttatattcAGTGACATTGCGAGCAAATTCAACTATTTACTAATTGAAACAGGTGCTGATATTAATGTGTTTCCCAACGCTACGCGCAGACTTGTTGAATActtagttataaaattttgatcaatcaatatgtttatttgtaaaacataggtacatcatgtacctacatacatatatcatgtaTGGTAACCGtacatgatatatgtatgtaggtgtcACCGATTTGCCATAGAAGGCATACAAATCATACTAATACgttaatttaaagtaattattaaaaaaacttataacatCATTAAagacaaaacaattaaaataataacaaattttaaattccaaATAATGACATATTAGATGTTGAGAAATCGTATTATTGTGCGCTATATTCCTGCCAACTCCACCATTGggccatccagctgaacgcttccttatacatacatatataaaatcacgcctctttcccggaggggtaggcagagactaccttatAGCCTTCTGTAAATTTGACCTCAGGACAGGTACACCGGTGTGACTTATAAAAAGTggtaacatgtatgtatgtatgatttaaaGGCATGTTTGGCCTGTTTCAAGTAGTAATCTCCTAAAGATACCACTGCTGAACCTACCTCCATACCTGATGATAGCACTGAGAAGTATCCTTTATTGTAAGAAAATATTCCAAGTTATATAACCTTTTGTTTGCAGCGGACGCAATAATGCAGGCGTGCGATGACGTCATATCCGGCAAGTTGTACCGCGAGGGCCACTTCCCGTTGGTCATCTGGCAGACGGGGTCTGGTACTCAGTCCAATATGAACACCAATGAGGTTTGTTGGAATTATCTCATTAAAACCTTTTGAAAGATCACTATCCTCCTGGAATAAGTTCTGCCCCGTGACATAAACTattgctgtcccgtttcatacatacatttaattacgtctatatcccatgcggggtaggtagagccaacggtgttgaaaagactgataggcctcgttcagatgtttagcttaatgatagaattgagattcaaatagtgacaggttgttagcccattgccataaaagaagaatcccaagtttttcaGGCtttcccttagccgccttttacgacatccattggtccaatttttttttaattagtgatacccgatcttggattgggtgagttaggTTTTTCCACGAAGTGTCTCTATCCGTAACAACCTTTGCAAAGGAACTTAATCAATTAAAGATAATGCTTGTATATCAAGTTGTCTGAATGTACAGTTTTCCTCATGATATCCTCTCATCCTCTaccaatcaaactaatgtatatatCTCCGAAAAAATGTCAATGGTACATGGTCTAAGCAATGTTTGAACCTATGTCTTTAGTCAGCTAGTATAGAAACTACAGAcaactaaaatttttttttttattagtcgAAAGCGTAAGTCATTCCTATATTCATGTTTCTTAACATATTGTTAATTTGACTGTTTAACAAGCCTACGTGTTGCGTTGGGGAACACATTAATATCAGCACCTGTATCAATTAGGAATGGATTTAATTTCAGGTGATATCCAACCGTGCCATCCAAATCCTCGGCGGCAAACTGGGTAGCAAGGATCCTGTGCACCCCAACGACCACGTGAACAAATCCCAGAGCTCCAACGACACTTACCCCACCGCCATGCACATAGCCGTCGCCATGGAACTCAGGGATAGACTCATGCCTGGCCTGGTGGCACTAAGGGACACTTTGCAGAACAAGTCTAGGGAATTCGACAACATCATCAAGATTGGCAGGTATTTTGGTACAAATTGACACATTTTGGTATAAATTGCACATAGCCGTCGTCATGGAACTCAGGGATAGACTCATGCCTGGCCTGGTGGCACTAAGGGACACTTTGCAGAACAAGTCGAAGGAGTTCGACAAGATCATCAAGATTGGCAGGTATTTTGGTACAAATTGACACATTTTGGTATAAATTGCACATAGCCGTCGTCATGGAACTAAGGTATAGACTCATGCCTGGCCTGGTGGCACTAAGGGACACTTTGCAGAACAAGTCTAAGGAGTTCGACAAGATCATCAAGATTGGCAGGTATTTTGGTATAAATTGACACATTTTGGTATAAATTGCACTTAGCCGTCGCCATggaactaagggatagactcaTGCCTGGTCTGGTGGCACTAAGGGACACTTTGCAGAACAAGTCCAAGGAGTTCGACAAGATTATCAAGATTGGCAGGTATTTTGGTACAAATTGACACATTTTGGTATAAATTGCACATAGCCGTCGCCATGGAACTCAGGGATAGACTCATGCCTGGCCTGGTGGCACTAAGGGACACTTTGCAGAACAAGTCTAAGGAGTTCGACAAGATTATCAAGATTGGCAGGTATTTTAGTTATAATCTTGCTGTTTCTACATACAGCTGTTGTGTAGGAGTAGCCTTATGTGAGCCATTTGAGGTGACgacgtatgtttgtttgttttatctttgttGCAATTACAAGTACTTCGCCTTTCTTGctttaaaatcttatatataaaattctcgtgtcacaatgttcgttcccgtactcctacgaaacggcttgactgattctcatgaaattttgtgagcatattgagtaggtctgagaaacGGCCTCTATTTTTATACCTCTATTTTtaataccccttagtgataatgGTTGTCCgctcttaacattttttttttaaaactagaaattacaaaaaaaaaatttatatggcaattttttttttattgtcggTACAGCTagtatctttatattttttattttccttaaccAGGACTCACCTCATGGATGCGGTGCCCCTGACCCTCGGCCAGGAGTTCAGCGGCTACGTCACCCAACTGGAGTACGCCATACAGCGGGTGTGCGCGTGTTTGCCGAGACTCCATTATCTCGCCCTGGGCGGCACTGCCGTGGGCACTGGCCTGAACACCAGGATAGGCTTCGCTGAGAAGTGTGCCGCTGAAATAGCTAAACTAACAGGTTAGTACCGTGCCTGTATCGAATAGCAGGTGCCCATCGGCGCGACTTGTGTTAATTCATTACATTAAATCATGGAAACCGAATCTttactacatagtataaaacaaagtcgctattttagtctgtttgtttgtatgctcaaatctttaaaattacgtaacggattttgatgcggttttttgtaacaggtagagtgattcaagaggaaggtttatatgtataataacatttataattttgcacccgtgcgaagctcgggcgggtcgctagtgtaaAAATATAGCCATCAGAATGCTTAagcatatatataaaaaaaaaacaagttagAACCAagaggaagtatgcagagatcgtggcaagtggaaagaggtagtctctgcctacccctccgggaaagaggcgtgattttatgttatgttacgtTTAGAACCAAGATCCTTTATGAGTTATAAAAAGCTAACAATCAGATTctaaggccacgtttagctagtacagtggaattgagattcagagataTTGTCCCATACATTAGTgttgggaccaacacgcccctagaTATGGAAGATTCGAAAACAAACTTCAGTGAAATGCCTTTATAATGAAAGGAaaaaagtaatgaatgtgggTGAAGGGAAAGTAAAATTTTGCCCATGTCTCTCATAATGCCTGTTtacaatgaataaattataattgaagttaagaataattttcaaataaatcacttaaTATCTCTCGTCCATATTTCGGTTCTCAttataagtttggataattgtgaagttgacttTATTGAaggaaatgctgcagtgcagtttgttaccgcttcttctgcactgacgctttggaagcggcagtgaacttagttttaagttatttatttgacgtgaaccaatgttgtgaaaccaaaagatgtgacaattattaagtgaagTTTGTATgtcccattattttttactagaggccgcccgcgacttcgtccgcatggaaaccctatcaatcccgcgggaactctgggataaaaagtagcctatgtgttattctgggtcttcagctacctacataccaaatttcatggtaatcggttcagtagtttttgcgtgaaagagtaacacacaaactttcgcctttataatagtagtaggaagtaggattattataaattatatactttaaacacACTAGCACCTCATTAAGCTGATGCGTGTGAATTTTGATGCTTGgagatttttaaagtttgcCTAGCCGATTCTTAAAACAATTGACTGAAGGAGCGGTTATGACACTCGTAGGAAGCTTGTTCCAGTCTGTAACAACacgatataataaaaaataataatttgaataccaGGTATCCCGTTCGAGACGGCGCCGAACAAGTTCGAAGCCCTGGCCTCTCACGACGCGATGGTGGAAGTGTCGGGAGCCCTGAACACTATCGCCGTCTCGCTCATGAAGATCGCCAACGACATCCGCCTGCTGGCTTCCGGCCCGAGGTGCGGGCTGGCCGAGCTGTTGTTGCCCGAGAACGAACCTGGATCCTCTATCATGCCCGGTGAGAGGAGTAACTAATgatcagagatcggaataggtagattgatttaatgtacttgcatcatgaattaccatagagaacataacatggataagcctcttttccgggattccatttcagtacttacacttacagtaaactacattgtccgcgggtaacataggactacaataCTACACTACtattcttcatcccacttgtaaaaattttggaaaaaatcttaataatttacaaatcccgcaatcccggacggaggcatgtccatattaatatatacgtttcagttcattgaccccaattcaatctacctattgcGATCTTTACTAATGATATAAAgctatttattaagaaaaagacTAGCTGGCGAcatctatatttatgtattgccATAGTTGTAGTCGCACAAGAATAAACCCACATCCACTTTCATGGATGCCCGGTGAGAATATTGATGAAATAAGCAAAGATCAAGACTTGATAAaggaaaactatttatttagaattaattaacaatGGCACCGTAAAGTATTTAAACGTAGAAGACGTCAAGTCCTATCTTCTACGTATACTACTTCTAGGTTTGATCCGGAAGTGTGTATACGTGCGTCATTGCTTATTACTTTTACTAGGCGCGGCGCATGTCTGCGTTTCACTCAACAAATATTTAGTAGGATCTAATTCAGAAAAACAACGTGCCATGATCTATACTAAGGCAAGCAGAGTTGTTGCTGCCCGAGAATGAACCTGGATCCTTTATTATGTCCCGTGAGGATACTTAGAAATAGTATTTCTagctatgaaaaaaaaacatgatttcCCCTTAAACTGACAAATTTTGAAGAAGACACTAGCGACATCTATGCACAAGGCACTGTCACTACGAAGACGCCATCAACTTACGAAATAACTCAATCAACGtctaatagatggcgctaataaGATTTGTCCATCAAATGGCTAGGACTAAATCGcgatataaatagttttacaCGCATTGAGCTTGCAAAGCTGCTATGgaagattttctttttgatttgtaatgaaaatatactatatcactttaaatgaattatggcgccataattcattaaaagttgtactaaaaaaagttataaaagatTACAACTGAATTAATTAATCCAGATCCAGTATGGGAGacctttaatttttcatataacCAAGTCTTGTTGATTTTGATcgaaataatactttttttttgttattaactaACATTTTATTCATCACCTTCCAGGCAAAGTGAACCCAACGCAATGCGAGTCCCTCACCATGATAGCTGCCCAAGTGATGGGGAACCACGTGGCCTGCAGCATCGGAGGCAGCAACGGCCACTTCGAGCTCAACGTCTTCAAACCCATGATTGTGGCCAACGTACTCAGGTCCATCACTTTGCTGGGTGAGTGTTTGTATCAGACTAAATGAGTGTATCACCATGATAATTGTCCAAGTCATGGGCAATCACGTGGCTGTAGCTTCAGATGTAGCGACAGACACTTGGAGCTCATGATGTGGCCAACGTACTCAGGTCCATCACTTTGCTGGGTGAGTGTTTGTATCAGagtaaataagtatatcaCCATGATAATTGTCCAAGTCATGGGCAACCACGTGGCTTTAGCTTCAGATGTAGCGACAGACACTTGGAGCTCATGATGTGGCCAACGTACTCAGGTCCATCACTTTGCTGGGAAGTGTTTGTATCAGACTAAATGAGTGTATCACCATGATAATTGTCCAAGTCATGGGCAACCACGTGGCTGCAGCTTCAGATGTAGCGACAGACACTTGGAGCTCATGATGTGGCCAACGTACTCAGGTCCATCACTTTGCTGGGTGAGTGTTTGTATCAGagtaaataagtatatcaCCATGATAATTGTCCAAGTCATGGGGAACCACGTGGCCTGCAGCATCGGATGTCCCTTGGtctctttttacgacatccatccgACATATAGTATGGAGTGGTTCACACGGATAATATTGACATCTTCGAGATTAAACCTTACTCGGTATGTTTATATTACGCATAAGGTATACCTTCTATTAGAGGGTATCATTTCTGAGTTAAGGAGAAGACACTCTTCCTtgcacaatattttatattctcaatttttttcatgagataaaatatagtctgaCCGTGCCTGTGGCCTCTGTCTTTCcgcgactgttggctctgtccaccccgtaagggatttgACCTTATCGTATgcatttaaagtaaattttccaaatttaaatgtcatatttaattgccgtgtggttttcggcaccaataccaaaaaagaataggaccactccatctctttcccatgaatatcTTAACTTCTAATCttagcgactaagggacttacaaacttgggattctttttttaggcgatgggctagcaacctgtcactatttgaatctcaattctatcattaagccgaatacctgaacgtgaccattcagtcttttcaagaccgttggctctgtctaccccgcaagggatatagacgcgatgtTATGTATGAGTAGAAAATAAGTGTAGTTGATAGCGttacaagggataaagacgtgattgtatgtatgtaagcattCTCATTTACTCTATCAAAACTATAATTAACACGAGTTCTCAGTTACAAACTATCGCAACTAAACATTTATACAACGATAACTGAGcttgacgtgaccataattatgtatgt contains:
- the LOC106139716 gene encoding fumarate hydratase, mitochondrial isoform X1, with the translated sequence MASSLCKISSALISSSKNLRYAAGLVNKCNFSTSNVYSRKERDTFGELDVPDDKLFGAQTVRSVMNFPIGGIEERMPFPVIVAFGILKKAAAKVNIEFGLDKKIADAIMQACDDVISGKLYREGHFPLVIWQTGSGTQSNMNTNEVISNRAIQILGGKLGSKDPVHPNDHVNKSQSSNDTYPTAMHIAVAMELRDRLMPGLVALRDTLQNKSREFDNIIKIGRTHLMDAVPLTLGQEFSGYVTQLEYAIQRVCACLPRLHYLALGGTAVGTGLNTRIGFAEKCAAEIAKLTGIPFETAPNKFEALASHDAMVEVSGALNTIAVSLMKIANDIRLLASGPRCGLAELLLPENEPGSSIMPGKVNPTQCESLTMIAAQVMGNHVACSIGGSNGHFELNVFKPMIVANVLRSITLLGDGCQAFNKNCAVGIKANTQQIEKIMRESLMLVTALNPHIGYDNAALIAKTAHKEGGNLKDTAIKLGILTAEQFDQWVKPEDMLGPK
- the LOC106139716 gene encoding fumarate hydratase, mitochondrial isoform X2 — its product is MACSVCLSDKKPIKFRKERDTFGELDVPDDKLFGAQTVRSVMNFPIGGIEERMPFPVIVAFGILKKAAAKVNIEFGLDKKIADAIMQACDDVISGKLYREGHFPLVIWQTGSGTQSNMNTNEVISNRAIQILGGKLGSKDPVHPNDHVNKSQSSNDTYPTAMHIAVAMELRDRLMPGLVALRDTLQNKSREFDNIIKIGRTHLMDAVPLTLGQEFSGYVTQLEYAIQRVCACLPRLHYLALGGTAVGTGLNTRIGFAEKCAAEIAKLTGIPFETAPNKFEALASHDAMVEVSGALNTIAVSLMKIANDIRLLASGPRCGLAELLLPENEPGSSIMPGKVNPTQCESLTMIAAQVMGNHVACSIGGSNGHFELNVFKPMIVANVLRSITLLGDGCQAFNKNCAVGIKANTQQIEKIMRESLMLVTALNPHIGYDNAALIAKTAHKEGGNLKDTAIKLGILTAEQFDQWVKPEDMLGPK